The following proteins are encoded in a genomic region of Xanthomonas cassavae CFBP 4642:
- a CDS encoding LysR substrate-binding domain-containing protein: MSRPPLHALQGFVSAVRLGNLSRAAATMHLTVSALSHQMRALEQRLGYPLLQRHARGVTATPQGQQLLDRIAPHLDAIAEAFQPFGPRRDDTLTLSVTPSMASTWLVPRLGGFLADHPTIEINLLSSERLVDFERQQQVDGAMRIGAGHWPGVVAEPLFDDWLVPMASPALIARMGGVDAPPLQDWPLLGDPDDAWRRWFAAFGGAAPRRYVAVLDESEAHHRAALEGVGVALGRVTRARLLLASGQLVALSTQRLKTGWSHYLVYPPRSAAHAGFLAFRAWLQLQAREHITHAQQTANAPTAPPAAPTTAPPATRRRKPPRTLPA; encoded by the coding sequence ATGTCGCGTCCGCCGCTCCACGCATTGCAAGGCTTCGTCAGCGCCGTACGCCTGGGCAACCTGTCGCGTGCCGCCGCCACGATGCATCTCACCGTCAGTGCGCTCAGCCACCAGATGCGCGCACTCGAGCAACGGTTGGGCTATCCGCTGCTGCAGCGGCATGCGCGTGGCGTCACCGCCACGCCGCAGGGCCAGCAACTGCTCGATCGTATCGCCCCGCATCTGGATGCGATCGCCGAGGCGTTTCAACCATTCGGTCCGCGCCGCGACGACACGCTCACGTTGAGCGTGACCCCGTCGATGGCATCGACCTGGCTGGTGCCGCGCCTGGGCGGCTTTCTGGCCGACCATCCCACCATCGAGATCAATCTGCTTTCCAGCGAACGGCTGGTGGACTTCGAGCGCCAGCAGCAGGTGGACGGCGCCATGCGCATCGGCGCCGGGCACTGGCCCGGTGTCGTTGCCGAGCCGCTGTTCGACGACTGGCTGGTTCCGATGGCGAGCCCGGCCCTGATCGCGCGCATGGGCGGCGTGGACGCACCGCCGTTGCAGGACTGGCCGCTGCTGGGCGATCCGGACGACGCCTGGCGGCGCTGGTTTGCGGCGTTCGGCGGCGCCGCGCCGCGCCGCTATGTCGCCGTGCTCGACGAATCGGAGGCGCATCACCGTGCCGCCTTGGAAGGTGTCGGCGTCGCCTTGGGACGGGTAACGCGCGCACGCCTGTTGCTGGCGTCCGGCCAATTGGTGGCGCTGTCCACGCAACGGCTCAAGACCGGCTGGTCGCACTATCTCGTGTATCCGCCACGCTCGGCCGCGCATGCCGGTTTTCTCGCATTCCGCGCATGGTTGCAGCTGCAGGCGCGCGAACATATCACGCACGCGCAGCAGACTGCCAACGCGCCGACCGCGCCACCTGCTGCACCGACCACGGCGCCGCCTGCCACGCGCCGCCGCAAGCCTCCGAGGACACTGCCGGCATGA
- a CDS encoding NADP-dependent isocitrate dehydrogenase — translation MSKTPKILYTLTDEAPFLATQSLLPIIDAYTDTAGIVVQTRDISLAGRILALFPEHLSDTQKIADDLAELGELATTPEANIIKLPNISASVPQLKAAIKELQGQGYALPAYPDEPKDAAEKDIKARYDRVKGSAVNPVLREGNSDRRAPLSVKNYARKHPHRMGKWNSDSKSHVAHMDAGDFFGSEQSATIADAGTLKIEFVGAGGNSTVLKDKVAVKTGEIVDAAVLSKRALASFIDAEIADAKSKGVLFSVHLKATMMKVSDPVLFGVVVGEFYKDTLSKHADALKSVGFDPNNGIGDLYARITSLPEAKQAEIKADIQAEYAQRPGLAMVNSDKGITNLHVPSDVIVDASMPAMIRDSGQMWNAQGKLQDTKAVIPDRCYAGVYQAVIDDCRTHGAFDPAAMGSVPNVGLMAQKAEEYGSHDKTFQMPAAGTVKVSDGNGKTVFEHAVEAGDLWRMCQVKDAPIQDWVKLAVERARLSDTPAVFWLDKARAHDAQVIAKVEQYLKDHDTSGLDIRILPPVEATTFSLERIRKGQDTISVTGNVLRDYLTDLFPIMELGTSAKMLSIVPLMAGGGLFETGAGGSAPKHVQQFVEENCLRWDSLGEFLALAASLEHLGNRYDNASATVLAKALDVANGQFLDNNKSPARKVGELDNRGSHFYLAMYWAQALAAQTEDTALQAKFAPLAKALTENEAAIVAELNGAQGKPVEIGGYYHPDLAKVSEAMRPSKTFNDILATLKA, via the coding sequence ATGTCGAAGACACCGAAGATCCTCTACACGCTCACCGACGAAGCTCCCTTCCTCGCCACGCAGTCGCTGCTGCCGATCATCGATGCCTACACCGATACCGCCGGCATCGTGGTCCAGACGCGCGATATCTCGCTGGCCGGCCGCATCCTGGCGCTGTTTCCCGAGCATCTGAGCGACACGCAGAAGATCGCCGACGACCTGGCCGAACTGGGCGAGCTGGCCACCACGCCGGAAGCCAACATCATCAAGTTGCCCAACATCAGCGCCTCGGTGCCGCAACTCAAGGCGGCCATCAAGGAGCTGCAGGGGCAGGGCTACGCGCTGCCGGCCTATCCGGACGAGCCCAAGGACGCCGCCGAAAAAGACATCAAGGCGCGCTACGACAGGGTCAAGGGCAGTGCGGTGAATCCGGTGCTGCGCGAAGGCAATTCCGACCGCCGTGCACCGCTGTCGGTCAAGAACTACGCACGCAAGCATCCGCACCGCATGGGCAAGTGGAACAGCGACTCCAAGTCGCATGTCGCGCACATGGATGCCGGCGATTTCTTCGGCAGCGAGCAGTCCGCCACCATCGCCGATGCCGGCACGCTGAAGATCGAATTCGTCGGTGCCGGTGGCAACAGCACCGTGTTGAAAGACAAAGTGGCGGTGAAAACGGGCGAGATCGTCGATGCTGCCGTGCTGAGCAAGCGCGCGCTGGCCAGCTTCATCGACGCAGAGATCGCCGATGCGAAATCGAAGGGCGTGCTGTTTTCGGTGCACCTCAAGGCCACCATGATGAAGGTGTCCGACCCGGTGCTGTTCGGCGTGGTGGTTGGTGAGTTCTACAAGGACACGCTGAGCAAGCATGCCGATGCGCTCAAGTCGGTTGGTTTCGATCCCAACAACGGCATCGGCGATCTGTACGCACGTATCACGTCGCTGCCGGAAGCGAAGCAAGCCGAAATCAAGGCCGATATCCAGGCCGAATACGCGCAACGTCCGGGCCTGGCGATGGTCAATTCCGACAAGGGCATCACCAACCTGCACGTGCCCAGCGACGTGATCGTGGACGCCTCGATGCCGGCGATGATTCGCGACTCCGGTCAGATGTGGAATGCGCAAGGCAAGTTGCAGGACACCAAGGCGGTGATTCCGGACCGTTGCTATGCTGGCGTGTATCAAGCGGTGATCGACGACTGCCGCACGCACGGGGCGTTCGACCCGGCCGCCATGGGCTCGGTGCCCAATGTCGGCCTGATGGCGCAGAAGGCCGAGGAATACGGCTCGCACGACAAGACCTTCCAGATGCCTGCCGCCGGCACCGTCAAGGTCAGCGACGGCAACGGCAAGACGGTGTTCGAGCACGCGGTGGAGGCCGGTGATCTGTGGCGCATGTGCCAGGTCAAGGACGCGCCGATCCAGGACTGGGTCAAGCTGGCCGTGGAGCGCGCGCGCCTGAGCGATACGCCGGCGGTGTTCTGGCTGGACAAGGCGCGTGCGCACGACGCGCAGGTGATCGCCAAGGTTGAGCAGTATCTGAAGGATCACGACACCAGCGGTCTGGATATCCGCATCCTGCCGCCGGTGGAAGCGACCACCTTCTCGCTGGAGCGCATCCGCAAGGGCCAGGACACGATCTCGGTCACCGGCAACGTGCTGCGCGATTACCTCACCGACCTGTTCCCAATCATGGAGCTGGGCACCAGCGCCAAGATGCTCTCCATCGTGCCGCTGATGGCCGGTGGCGGCCTGTTCGAGACCGGCGCCGGTGGCTCGGCCCCCAAGCATGTGCAGCAGTTCGTCGAAGAAAACTGCCTGCGCTGGGATTCGCTGGGTGAATTCCTGGCCCTGGCCGCCTCGCTCGAACATCTGGGCAACCGTTACGACAATGCCTCGGCCACCGTGCTGGCCAAGGCGCTGGACGTGGCCAACGGCCAGTTCCTGGACAACAACAAGTCGCCGGCGCGCAAGGTCGGCGAGCTCGACAACCGTGGCAGCCACTTCTATCTGGCGATGTACTGGGCGCAGGCCCTGGCCGCGCAGACCGAAGACACCGCGTTGCAGGCCAAGTTCGCACCGCTGGCCAAGGCCTTGACCGAGAACGAAGCAGCGATCGTCGCCGAGCTCAATGGAGCGCAGGGCAAGCCGGTGGAAATCGGCGGTTACTACCACCCGGACCTGGCCAAGGTCAGCGAGGCGATGCGGCCGAGCAAGACCTTCAACGACATCCTCGCCACGTTGAAAGCCTGA
- a CDS encoding SWIM zinc finger family protein → MTARFSPADLDRSFLLGITTPSYYARGLVYADQERVTLQTVEPLRVDAIVSGSDDYAVELVWRNGRLRGQCDCPIGQQAEFCKHQVAVALSWARTSADPSFQKRTKRTTAGVPVAESSDRVLQHWLSTQTPQALQALILELADNDAQLRKRLLSQAQLAVAPLQQWRKAISTLLGRKRFMDWSATIAYSKQLGVLPSLLEQARQRDPLAALDLHEYAFKRLLAIYEEVDDSRGDLGERLRALGHAHLEAAHAAGTDTLGDRLFELRMLDQWSLLRPLQDYAALLSAADIARLQHAALKILHARGDRARRLSAESLLEDTARCGASVDAMLEFFAHTCSSGWDHLEMARRCGEHGRQRQALEWLERGVKADPQDGRLLAALATVYVRDGFPEDALTLRWKVYLLMPNEETYLALQEAASLLDAWEAWRERALQALDTKAVPRFIDAHDTRISLLLAEGQTQRALELAADQTRKLPLGTWERLLPAAETHDPAAALRICHTLIDAHIARTDRHGYVAAIGLLPTLQRLYQQQGAQGHAAFDAELARLRQQYRVKRTFIELLHKRFPEP, encoded by the coding sequence ATGACAGCCCGCTTTTCGCCTGCCGATCTCGATCGTTCCTTCCTGCTCGGCATCACCACGCCCAGCTACTATGCGCGCGGCCTGGTCTATGCAGATCAGGAACGCGTCACCTTGCAGACGGTTGAGCCGCTGCGGGTCGACGCTATCGTTAGCGGTAGCGACGACTATGCCGTGGAGCTGGTCTGGCGAAATGGCCGCTTGCGGGGGCAGTGCGACTGCCCGATCGGTCAGCAAGCCGAATTCTGCAAGCACCAGGTGGCCGTTGCCCTCAGCTGGGCACGGACGAGTGCCGACCCCAGCTTCCAAAAACGCACCAAGCGCACGACTGCCGGCGTGCCAGTGGCCGAATCCAGCGACCGTGTCCTGCAGCACTGGTTGTCGACGCAGACCCCACAGGCCTTGCAGGCCTTGATCCTGGAGTTGGCTGACAACGATGCCCAGTTGCGCAAGCGCCTGCTGAGCCAGGCACAACTGGCCGTCGCGCCGTTGCAGCAGTGGCGCAAGGCGATCTCCACCTTGCTTGGCCGCAAGCGATTCATGGACTGGAGCGCCACCATTGCCTATAGCAAGCAGTTGGGGGTGTTGCCATCCTTGCTGGAGCAGGCGCGGCAACGTGACCCGCTGGCGGCGCTGGATCTGCACGAGTACGCGTTCAAACGGCTGCTGGCGATCTACGAAGAGGTCGACGATTCGCGCGGCGATCTGGGCGAGCGCCTGCGTGCGTTGGGACATGCGCACCTGGAGGCCGCGCATGCAGCCGGCACCGATACGCTCGGCGATCGCCTGTTCGAACTGCGCATGCTCGACCAATGGAGCCTGCTGCGCCCCTTGCAGGACTATGCCGCGCTGCTGAGTGCAGCGGACATCGCACGGCTGCAACACGCGGCACTGAAGATCCTGCATGCCCGCGGCGACCGGGCGCGGCGACTGTCGGCCGAGTCGCTGCTCGAAGACACCGCGCGTTGCGGCGCCAGCGTGGATGCCATGCTGGAGTTCTTCGCCCACACCTGTTCCAGCGGCTGGGATCATCTGGAGATGGCGCGCCGCTGTGGCGAACACGGGCGCCAGCGCCAGGCCTTGGAATGGCTGGAGCGCGGCGTCAAGGCCGACCCGCAGGACGGCCGCCTGCTGGCTGCGTTGGCGACAGTCTACGTGCGTGATGGCTTTCCTGAGGATGCGTTGACGTTGCGCTGGAAGGTGTATCTGCTCATGCCCAATGAAGAGACCTACCTGGCTCTGCAAGAGGCGGCATCGCTGCTGGACGCCTGGGAGGCATGGCGCGAACGTGCATTGCAGGCGCTGGACACCAAGGCGGTGCCGCGCTTCATCGATGCGCACGACACCCGCATCAGTCTGCTGCTCGCCGAGGGACAGACCCAGCGTGCGCTGGAACTGGCAGCCGACCAGACGCGCAAGCTCCCACTAGGTACCTGGGAGCGCCTATTGCCGGCGGCCGAGACGCACGACCCGGCCGCCGCGCTGCGGATTTGCCACACCCTGATCGATGCGCACATCGCGCGCACCGATCGCCATGGCTACGTGGCGGCGATCGGGCTGCTTCCCACGCTGCAGCGCCTTTACCAGCAGCAGGGCGCGCAGGGTCACGCTGCATTCGACGCCGAACTTGCCCGCCTGCGCCAGCAATACCGCGTCAAACGCACGTTCATTGAATTACTGCACAAGCGGTTTCCGGAACCCTAG
- a CDS encoding CRISPR-associated endonuclease Cas3'', which translates to MEFFAHSTKRQDRSDWQRLADHLRAVGERAARNAAPFGGQLLAGLAGQLHDLGKYTQKFQDRLDGDPARVDHATWGARIACKRYGTAGTLLAYGIAGHHAGLADGRAGHAAQSRPSLHERLSEDYRERELPPLLSDWERELSLPATLALPDGFIGHPRQERRPFQLTVLTRMIFSCLVDADFTDTDDFYRRLEERQSRAEETGTRPALPELRQRLDAHLTTLPTEGDINPLRAQILREVRAKAGMRPGLFSLTVPTGGGKTLASLAFALDHAIAHGLRRVIYVIPFTSIVEQTVQVFRLALGVQERDDIVLEHHSAFFDDPAKAPQSIDKRRLAMETWDAPIVVTTAVQFFESLFADRPSRCRKLHNIAGSVVVLDEAQTLPHALLRPCVALLDELARNYRVSPVLCTATQPTLRLDQGFAGGLDHVRELVDDPPALYARLRRVQMRHVGTLDDAALADHLRQREQVLCIVNNRRHARHLFDAIAGQPGARHLTTLMHARHRSAVLAELREDLNAGRPCRLVATSLIEAGVDVDFPTVLRAEAGLDSIAQAAGRCNREGRRPVDASEVQVFAPANPDWAPPKELDLFAEVFRGIERSHRNDLLAMTAVADYFAALYRRLGDGRLDRENVLGLLRDADIKGLPLDTLARTFKMIQTTMRPLIVPYAPYAEGCDKEVPEVADILRQLEHAEHVGVAGAARRLQPWLVQVPEQAYRALWQANAIAPVAQARYGEQFVRLVNPRLYDPRFGLRWDDSPQFLSAEALVL; encoded by the coding sequence ATGGAATTCTTTGCGCATTCGACCAAGCGGCAGGATCGCAGCGATTGGCAACGGCTGGCCGATCACCTACGCGCCGTCGGCGAACGCGCCGCCAGGAATGCCGCACCGTTTGGAGGCCAACTTCTGGCCGGTCTGGCCGGGCAACTGCACGACCTTGGCAAGTACACACAGAAATTTCAGGACCGGCTGGATGGTGACCCGGCCCGTGTCGACCATGCGACCTGGGGCGCTCGGATCGCCTGCAAGCGCTATGGCACCGCCGGCACCCTGCTCGCGTACGGCATCGCCGGCCATCACGCCGGATTGGCCGATGGACGAGCAGGACACGCAGCGCAGTCACGTCCTTCGCTGCACGAGCGCCTATCGGAGGACTACCGCGAACGGGAACTGCCACCGCTGCTGTCGGACTGGGAACGGGAGTTGTCACTGCCGGCCACGCTGGCGTTGCCGGACGGCTTTATTGGTCATCCGCGCCAGGAGCGTCGTCCTTTCCAGCTCACGGTCCTGACGCGGATGATCTTCTCCTGCCTGGTCGATGCCGACTTCACCGATACCGACGATTTCTATCGCCGCCTGGAAGAGCGCCAGTCACGTGCGGAGGAAACCGGCACGCGTCCGGCCCTGCCAGAATTACGACAGCGCCTTGATGCGCACCTGACCACCTTGCCCACCGAGGGCGACATCAATCCCTTGCGCGCGCAGATCCTGCGCGAAGTTCGTGCCAAGGCCGGCATGCGTCCTGGTCTGTTCTCCCTCACCGTACCCACCGGCGGCGGCAAGACGCTGGCTTCGCTGGCATTCGCGCTGGACCATGCCATCGCCCATGGGTTGCGCCGGGTGATCTATGTGATTCCGTTCACCAGCATCGTCGAACAGACCGTGCAGGTGTTTCGGCTCGCATTGGGTGTGCAGGAGCGCGACGACATCGTGCTGGAGCACCACAGCGCTTTCTTCGACGATCCGGCCAAGGCACCACAGTCCATCGACAAGCGCAGATTGGCCATGGAGACCTGGGATGCGCCGATCGTCGTCACTACCGCAGTGCAGTTCTTCGAAAGCCTGTTCGCCGATCGTCCTTCCCGCTGCCGCAAGCTGCACAACATCGCCGGCAGCGTTGTGGTTCTGGACGAAGCGCAGACCCTGCCGCACGCATTGCTGCGCCCGTGCGTGGCGCTATTGGACGAATTGGCGCGCAACTACCGGGTCAGCCCGGTGTTGTGCACCGCCACGCAACCCACGCTGCGCCTGGACCAGGGTTTCGCTGGGGGCCTGGACCACGTGCGAGAGCTGGTGGACGACCCACCGGCGCTGTATGCACGGCTACGACGCGTCCAGATGCGCCACGTCGGCACGCTCGACGACGCTGCGCTGGCTGACCACCTCCGGCAACGCGAACAGGTACTGTGCATCGTCAACAATCGTCGCCACGCCCGGCACTTGTTCGACGCGATCGCCGGCCAACCCGGTGCACGGCACCTGACGACGCTGATGCACGCGCGCCACCGCAGTGCGGTGCTGGCCGAACTGCGCGAAGACTTGAACGCAGGCCGGCCATGCAGGCTGGTCGCCACGAGCTTGATTGAAGCGGGGGTGGACGTGGACTTCCCGACCGTGCTGCGCGCCGAAGCTGGCCTGGATTCCATCGCCCAGGCTGCCGGCCGCTGCAACCGCGAAGGCCGGCGGCCGGTAGATGCCAGCGAAGTACAGGTGTTCGCGCCGGCCAATCCCGACTGGGCACCGCCAAAGGAACTGGACCTGTTTGCCGAGGTCTTCCGTGGCATCGAGCGTAGCCACCGCAACGACTTGCTGGCGATGACAGCAGTCGCCGACTATTTCGCGGCGCTCTATCGTCGCCTGGGCGATGGACGGCTCGACCGCGAGAACGTGCTCGGCCTGCTGCGCGATGCCGACATCAAGGGTTTGCCGCTGGACACCCTGGCGCGGACATTCAAGATGATCCAGACCACCATGCGACCGCTGATCGTACCGTATGCCCCCTATGCCGAAGGCTGCGACAAAGAGGTGCCCGAGGTGGCCGACATCCTGCGCCAGCTCGAACATGCAGAACACGTGGGCGTAGCCGGCGCTGCCCGTCGCCTGCAGCCGTGGCTGGTGCAGGTGCCTGAGCAGGCCTACCGCGCGCTGTGGCAGGCCAATGCCATCGCCCCGGTGGCACAGGCGCGCTATGGCGAACAGTTCGTGAGGCTGGTCAATCCAAGACTGTACGACCCGCGGTTCGGGCTGCGCTGGGACGACAGCCCGCAGTTCCTGTCAGCCGAGGCTCTGGTCCTGTGA
- the cas5c gene encoding type I-C CRISPR-associated protein Cas5c, translating to MSYGVKLHVWGERALFTRPEMKVERVSYDIITPSAARGILEAIHWKPAIRWVVDSIQVLKPIRFESIRRNEVGGKLSAASVSKAIKAGRTDTLVSHVEEDRQQRAATLLREVGYVIAAHFELTDKAGTDDNVGKHLDIFNRRARRGQCFQAPCLGTREFPASFALIEDDAAMPATDAMLAGERDLGWMLHDIDFADGMTPRFFRARMVDGRVEVPAPENGGVRA from the coding sequence ATGAGCTACGGAGTGAAGCTCCACGTCTGGGGCGAACGGGCGCTGTTCACGCGCCCGGAAATGAAAGTGGAACGCGTCTCGTACGACATCATCACGCCATCGGCGGCGCGCGGCATCCTGGAGGCGATCCACTGGAAACCGGCGATTCGCTGGGTGGTGGACAGCATCCAGGTGCTCAAGCCGATTCGCTTCGAGTCGATCCGCCGCAACGAAGTGGGCGGCAAGCTGTCTGCGGCCAGCGTGAGCAAGGCGATCAAGGCCGGGCGCACCGATACGCTGGTGAGCCATGTCGAAGAGGACCGCCAACAACGCGCCGCCACGCTGCTGCGCGAAGTGGGTTACGTGATCGCCGCACACTTCGAATTAACCGACAAGGCGGGCACCGACGACAACGTCGGCAAGCACCTGGACATCTTCAACCGCCGTGCGCGGCGCGGGCAGTGCTTCCAGGCCCCGTGCCTGGGCACGCGCGAATTTCCGGCCAGCTTCGCGCTGATCGAGGACGACGCGGCGATGCCGGCTACCGATGCAATGCTGGCCGGCGAACGCGACCTGGGCTGGATGCTGCACGACATCGACTTCGCCGACGGCATGACTCCGCGCTTCTTCCGCGCTCGCATGGTCGATGGCCGGGTCGAGGTGCCAGCGCCGGAAAACGGCGGGGTGCGCGCATGA
- the cas8c gene encoding type I-C CRISPR-associated protein Cas8c/Csd1: MILSALADYYQRLLDDPASGIAAPGYSQEKIGYAIVLDGDGRVVAVEDEHDYDSKKRMAKALSVPQPEKRTVAVKSNFLWDKTSYALGVSASSKRSAQEHAAFKTLHQQALGSSEDPGLRALLTFLDTWSPAQFADHSEFARHGEALLDTNLVFRLEGDTGYLHQRAAARAAWERLQGQGTDGVSGMCLVSGVRAPLARLHPAVKGVNGAQSSGASLVSFNLDAFTSYGKSQGENAPISEQATFAYTTALNHLLRRDPRNRQRLQIGDTTVVFWAQARTTAQAEGAEDLIADFLRGGETEDPGIIDGQATQRLHLALEQVRQARPLREMDDALDDEARIFVLGLAPNASRLSIRFWETQTLAGFAARLAAHYQDLKLEPPAWKRAPTPQFLALQTAPVYGEHGKPKAEDVSPLLAGELTRAILAGTRYPLSLLSAIVMRFRADGQVNPLRVALCRAVLAREARLDTQQGLSSTKGEPPVSLDTANTDPGYLLGRLFSSLENLQRAALGGQVNATIRDRYYGAASATPASVFPVLLRNAQNHFGKLRKDKAGLAVNLEKEVGQIIDALPASFPRSLPIHEQGRFAIGYYHQTQARFARNNGQDAPDTASEGEPA, encoded by the coding sequence ATGATCCTGTCCGCACTTGCCGACTACTACCAACGGCTGCTGGACGACCCCGCATCGGGCATCGCCGCACCCGGCTACAGCCAGGAGAAGATCGGCTACGCCATCGTGCTGGACGGCGATGGCCGCGTTGTGGCCGTGGAGGACGAACATGACTACGACAGCAAGAAGCGGATGGCCAAGGCGCTGAGCGTGCCACAGCCGGAGAAACGCACCGTGGCGGTCAAGTCCAATTTTCTTTGGGACAAGACCAGCTACGCGCTCGGCGTCAGCGCCAGCAGCAAGCGCAGCGCGCAGGAACACGCTGCGTTCAAGACCTTGCACCAGCAGGCGCTGGGTAGCAGCGAAGACCCCGGCCTGCGTGCGCTATTGACGTTCCTCGACACCTGGTCGCCCGCGCAATTCGCCGATCACTCAGAGTTCGCCCGGCACGGCGAGGCGCTATTGGATACCAACCTGGTGTTCCGCCTGGAGGGTGACACCGGCTATCTGCATCAGCGCGCCGCGGCGCGCGCGGCATGGGAGCGACTGCAAGGCCAAGGCACCGACGGCGTATCCGGCATGTGCCTGGTCAGCGGCGTACGCGCGCCGTTGGCGCGGTTGCATCCGGCGGTCAAGGGCGTCAACGGAGCACAAAGTTCCGGCGCATCGCTTGTTTCGTTCAATCTCGATGCGTTCACCTCCTATGGCAAGAGTCAGGGCGAGAACGCCCCGATCTCCGAACAGGCAACCTTCGCCTACACCACTGCGCTCAATCACTTGCTGCGTCGCGACCCGCGCAACCGGCAGCGGCTACAGATCGGCGACACCACAGTGGTGTTCTGGGCGCAGGCCAGGACGACCGCGCAGGCAGAGGGCGCGGAAGATCTGATCGCCGATTTCCTGCGCGGCGGTGAGACGGAAGACCCTGGCATCATCGACGGCCAGGCCACCCAGCGCCTGCACCTGGCACTGGAGCAGGTGCGACAGGCGCGTCCACTACGCGAAATGGACGACGCACTGGACGACGAGGCCCGCATCTTCGTGCTGGGCCTGGCCCCCAACGCCTCGCGCCTGTCGATCCGCTTCTGGGAAACGCAGACGCTGGCCGGCTTTGCCGCACGGCTGGCTGCCCACTATCAGGACCTCAAGCTCGAACCGCCAGCCTGGAAACGCGCGCCGACGCCGCAGTTTCTCGCCCTGCAGACAGCGCCGGTCTACGGCGAGCACGGCAAGCCCAAGGCCGAGGACGTCTCGCCGCTGCTGGCCGGCGAGCTGACCCGCGCCATCCTCGCCGGCACGCGCTATCCGCTTAGCTTGCTGAGCGCCATCGTCATGCGCTTCCGCGCCGATGGGCAGGTCAACCCGCTGCGCGTGGCCTTGTGCCGGGCCGTACTGGCACGCGAGGCACGCCTGGACACGCAACAAGGACTGTCATCCACCAAGGGAGAGCCCCCCGTGAGTCTCGATACCGCCAATACCGACCCCGGCTACTTGCTGGGCCGGCTGTTCTCATCGCTGGAAAACCTGCAACGCGCCGCACTGGGCGGGCAGGTCAACGCCACCATCCGCGACCGTTACTACGGCGCCGCCTCTGCAACCCCGGCCAGCGTCTTCCCGGTGCTGTTGCGCAATGCGCAGAACCACTTCGGCAAGCTGCGCAAGGACAAGGCTGGCCTGGCGGTGAACCTGGAAAAGGAAGTCGGCCAGATCATCGACGCACTTCCCGCCAGTTTCCCGCGCAGCCTGCCCATCCATGAGCAAGGCCGTTTCGCCATCGGCTACTACCACCAGACCCAGGCGCGCTTCGCCCGCAACAACGGCCAGGACGCCCCCGACACCGCTTCCGAAGGAGAACCCGCATGA